Proteins from a single region of Seriola aureovittata isolate HTS-2021-v1 ecotype China chromosome 9, ASM2101889v1, whole genome shotgun sequence:
- the LOC130175210 gene encoding dedicator of cytokinesis protein 3-like isoform X3 yields the protein MWIPTEEEKIGVVICNFRSPICQALVLEIGETVQILEKSEGWYRGFSTKKPSIKGIFPVSYVHLKKSTVTNRGLCETVVPLEDPIITETTSTLQEWGVLWKQLYVKHKVDLFHKLRHVMNELIDLRRQLIQGHLAQDQTREIKRHITVRLDWGNEHLGLDLVPRKEFEMVDPDQISVSELYKLHVSSRHCGQQSTNQGDSMRQRHGDGCRVPVSHHLFINLKSFTYNSISEDADVFFSLYDTREAKQISEKFMVKLNKNGGPKNPEKIDRLCALFTDLSSKDLKRDLYIVAHVIRTGRMLLNDSKKGPPHVQYRRPYGCAVLAMSDVFHTITDLKEEKDFVLKVYTCNNENEWYQVHENIIRKSNTKYSAPSTNYGLIISLQLLRGELEQIRRENQAVFNRALALTRKLGFPDVILPGDTRNDLYLTLERGEFERGGKSVQKNIEVTLYVLYADGDTLKDCISLGSGEPNTSEYRSFVLYHNNSPRWSEMVKLPIPIDRFRGSHLRFEFRHCSTKDKGEKKLFGFAFTPLMREDGTTLSDESHELYVYKCDENATFSNQGLYLSLPCCKEDFNSCPNLPANLPFQRSPKETFWVSTILCSTKLTQNVDLLALLNWKAHPDRVLDILGRLRQISGEEIVKFLRDVLDTLFCLLDDNTDKYGPLVFQSLVFIINLLRDSRFYHFRPVMDSYIQNHFAGALAYKELIRCLKWYMDRSAEVVRQDHIQEAMRALEYLFKFIVQSRILYSRATCGMEEEQFRASIQELFQSIRFVLSLDSRSSENLVFTQAALLNSFPDIFDELLQMFTVQEVAEYVRGTLGSMPSTVDIGQSMDVVKLQSIARTVESRLFFFPESRSILLPVVLHHIHLHLRQQRELLICSGILGSIFSIIKTSSMESSVQEEVEMMVESLLDVLLQTLLSIMSKSHSVETSRGQRCPQCTAEITGEYVSCLLSLLRQMTEIHFHHLLNNFHSKEELKEFLLKIFCVFRNLMKLTIFPRDWSVMRLLTSHIIVVTTQFLSPALHKNFSEADFDFKVWNSFFSLTVLYINQPSLQLEALGPAKRKKVLDKCGDMRVMMAYELFSMWQKLGDNKPHFIPGMMGPFLGVTLVPQTEVRNIMIPIFHDMMDWEQRKNGNFKQVEAELMDKLDSMVSDGKGDDNHRELFSLLTQLFGPYPSLLEKIEQETWRETGISFVTSVTRLVERLLDYRDCMKGDEVENKKIGGSVNLMNFYKSEVNKEDMYIRYIHKLCDLHLQAEDFTEAAFTLLLYWELLQWEDRPLRDFLHYPCQSEWQRKENLSRKILHYFNKGKCWEYGISLCRELAFQYETLYDYQSLSWIRKMEAAYYDNIIEQQRIEPEFFRMGFYGRKFPFFLRNKEFVCRGYDYERLEDFQQRMLGEFPQAIAMQHPNQPDDTILQSDAQYLQIYAVTPVSDISDVPQLERVPERIKSFYRINNVSRFHYDRPFHKGPKDRENEFRSLWIERTTLILSRPLPGISRWAEVERREVVEVSPLENAIYVVENKTQELRTLISQYQHRQHHGNINPLSMCLNGVIDAAVNGGIARYQEAFFDKDYISSHPEDTERITHLKDLMQEQVHILGVGLAVHEKLVHPEMRPLHKKLVDQFHMMRTGLHHGVQSVDRFGPAGCPGVNSPRGILSSHSHMSPESVRLIHRHSPLNLQGSIRHSSSSLSSHTSSEAGNLVIMTDGLMGEHPEEALHMQPSPSSSSLSSIRSNSSQIINSAPSSARGSPSLPDKAKHNREVMILLPSHRERANNSMYYNVAENGQNNHMQRALLQQVSPCKPCADPHINLPEKVFPNAPSSWSLDGENREQVSYMPASTGGVIMPPVPPRSFPPGHFLMHCDAFHHQNSDPPPALPVRSLRKSPLHPIPGSPTSPQSALGGSNSTLSGSASSGVSSLSESNYGGQYPDPGPIRNDALEPLPSHLWSPPDEYLASPYMHLHYGGPEIDSVDPVRPFHYRSPASHPHTHPHPHAHAHPGMDSHSHGPPPHHHGPTHGPHHIPYRRPQPPAVPPKPYLREGCIPEEELPPQPIPLPRRIFHSPHGHREDQGKHAWEQCISEEHEETQ from the exons GTTGGTACAGAGGCTTTTCAACCAAGAAGCCGTCTATCAAG GGTATTTTCCCAGTCAGCTATGTCCACTTGAAGAAATCCACAGTGACCAACAGAGG gCTGTGCGAGACGGTGGTGCCCCTCGAAGACCCTATTATCACAGAGACCACCTCCACATTGCAGGAATGGGGTGTCTTGTGGAAGCAGCTCTATGTG aaacacaaggtGGATCTGTTCCATAAGCTCCGGCATGTGATGAACGAGCTCATCGACCTGCGTCGGCAGCTGATCCAGGGTCATCTCGCCCAGGACCAGACTCGTGAGATCAAGCGGCACATCACCGTACGGCTTGACTGGGGCAACGA GCACCTTGGTTTAGATCTTGTTCCCAGAAAAGAGTTTGAAATGGTGGATCCAGATCAGATCAGCGTATCGGAGCTATACAAACTG CACGTATCCAGCAGACACTGTGGTCAGCAAAGCACAAATCAG GGTGACAGCATGAGACAGCGCCATGGTGACGGTTGCCGTGTCCCCGTGTCGCACCATCTCTTCATCAATCTGAAGAGCTTTACTTACAACAGCATCAGCGAGGATGCAGacgtcttcttctctctgtacGACACTCGCGAGGCCAAACAGATCAG TGAGAAGTTCATGgtgaaactgaacaaaaatgGAGGACCAAAGAATCCTGAGAAGATTGATCGTCTGTGTGCTCTCTTCACG GACCTGAGCAGTAAAGACTTGAAGAGAGACCTCTACATTGTTGCACATGTCATAAGAACTG GTCGTATGCTGCTGAACGACTCGAAGAAAGGCCCCCCTCATGTGCAGTACAGACGACCTTATGGCTGCGCTGTTCTTGCCATGAGTGATGTTTTCCACACCATCACAGACCTCAAAGAGGAGAAGGACTTTGTGCTCAAAGTTTATAC aTGTAACAATGAGAACGAGTGGTACCAGGTACATGAGAACATCATCCGCAAGTCCAACACCAAGTACTCAGCTCCCAGCACCAACTACG GCCTCATCATTTCCCTGCAGCTGCTGCGAGGTGAGCTGGAGCAGATCAGACGGGAGAACCAAGCTGTGTTCAACAGGGCCCTGGCACTCACACGCAAACTGGGTTTCCCAGATGTCATCCTGCCAG GTGACACGCGCAATGACCTGTATCTGACCCTTGAGCGGGGGGAGTTTGAGAGGGGCGGCAAGAGCGTCCAGAAGAACATCGAAGTCACTCTCTATGTGCTCTATGCTGATGGGGACACGCTCAAA gaCTGCATCAGTTTGGGCAGCGGGGAGCCCAACACCAGCGAATATCGCTCATTTGTCCTTTACCACAACAACAGCCCTCGCTGGAGTGAGATGGTCAAGTTGCCCATTCCCATAGATCGTTTCAGAGGGTCCCACCTACGCTTCGAGTTCAGACACTGCTCCA CTAAagacaaaggagagaaaaaactgtttgGCTTTGCCTTCACTCCTCTGATGAGAGAAGATGGGACCACGCTGTCAGATGAGAGCCATGAGCTGTATGTGTACAAG TGTGATGAAAATGCCACCTTCAGTAACCAGGGTCTGTACCTGAGCCTGCCCTGCTGTAAAGAGGACTTCAACAGCTGCCCCAACCTGCCGGCCAACCTGCCCTTCCAGAGAAGCCCTAAAGAGACCTTCTGGGTCTCCACGATACTCTGCTCCACCAAACTCACACAAAATG TCGACCTTTTGGCTCTTCTGAACTGGAAGGCTCATCCAGACAGGGTGTTGGACATCCTCGGTCGACTGCGTCAGATCAGCGGAGAGGAGATTGTCAAG ttcTTGCGAGATGTCCTGGATACGCTCTTCTGTCTTTTAGATGACAACACTGATAAATACGGACCGCTGGTTTTCCAGTCACTG GTGTTCATCATCAACCTACTCAGGGATAGCCGTTTCTACCACTTCAGACCTGTCATGGACTCTTACATCCAAAACCACTTTGCTGGGGCTTTGGCATACAA AGAGCTCATTCGATGTCTGAAGTGGTACATGGATCGCTCGGCCGAGGTCGTCCGACAGGACCACATCCAGGAAGCCATGAGG GCTCTGGAGTACCTGTTCAAGTTCATCGTCCAGTCTCGTATCCTGTACTCGAGAGCCACCTGtgggatggaggaggagcagtTCAGAGCGAGCATCCAAGAGCTCTTCCAGTCCATTCGCTTCGTCCTGAGCCTGGACAGCCGCAGCTCGGAGAACCTGGTGTTCACGCAG GCAGCACTGTTGAACAGTTTCCCTGATATCTTtgatgagctgctgcagatgttcaCTGTTCAGGAGGTCGCCGAATATGTCAGGGGCACCCTAGGGAGCATGCCCAGCACAGTGGACATTGGGCAGTCTATGGATGTGGTTAAACTGCAGTCCATTGCCCGTACAGTTGAGAGccgcctcttcttcttccctg AGTCTCGTAGTATTTTGCTGCCGGTGGTTCTACATCATATCCATCTGCATCTGCgccagcagagggagctgctCATCTGCTCTGGGATCCTTGGCAGCATCTTTTCCATAATCAAGACGAGCTCCATG GAGTCTTCAGTtcaagaggaggtggagatgatGGTGGAGAGCCTCCTGGACGTGTTGCTGCAGACCCTGCTGTCCATCATGAGCAAGTCTCACTCTGTGGAGACGTCCAGGGGACAACGCTGTCCCCAGTGCACTGCCGAGATAACG GGGGAGTatgtttcctgtctcctctctctgctccgacAGATGACAGAGATCCACTTTCACCATCTACTGAACAACTTCCATAGCAAGGAGGAGCTGAAG GAGTTCCTGTTGAAGATCTTCTGTGTGTTTCGCAACCTGATGAAGCTGACTATCTTCCCCCGAGACTGGAGTGTCATGAGGCTTCTAACTAGTCA CATCATCGTAGTGACAACACAGTTTCTGTCCCCGGCGCTGCACAAAAACTTCTCAGAGGCAGATTTTGATTTCAAG gtgtggaACTCCTTTTTCAGTctcactgtactgtacatcaaCCAGCCCAGTCTGCAGCTGGAGGCACTCGGCCCCGCCAAGAGGAAGAAAGTCCTTGACAA GTGTGGAGATATGAGAGTGATGATGGCGTATGAGCTCTTTAGCATGTGGCAAAAATTAG GTGACAACAAGCCCCACTTCATCCCAGGAATGATGGGACCCTTCCTGGGAGTCACCCTCGTCCCCCAAACTGAGGTTCGAAATATTATGATCCCAATTTTCCACGACATGATGGATTGGGAGCAGAGGAAAAACGGCAACTTCAAACAG GTGGAGGCAGAGCTGATGGATAAGCTGGACAGCATGGTGTCAGACGGAAAAGGCGATGATAATCACAGAGAGCTCTTCAGCCTTTT GACCCAGCTGTTTGGTCCTTATCCAAG CCTGCTTGAGAAGATCGAGCAGGAGACCTGGAGAGAGACGGGGATCTCATTTGTCACATCAGTCACGAGACTTGTTGAACGACTACTGGATTACAG gGACTGCATGAAAGGTGATGAGGTGGAGAACAAGAAAATCGGTGGTTCCGTCAATCTCATG AACTTCTACAAATCAGAGGTGAACAAGGAGGACATGTACATCCGTTACATCCACAAGCTGTGTGACCTGCACCTTCAAGCAGAGGACTTCACAG AGGCAGCGTTCACCCTGCTGTTGTACtgggagctgctgcagtgggaGGACCGGCCCCTGAGGGATTTCCTCCACTATCCCTGTCAGAGCGAGTGGCAACGCAAGGAGAATCTGAGTCGTAAAATCCTCCACTACTTTAACAAGGGCAAG TGCTGGGAATATGGAATCTCTCTCTGCCGGGAGCTCGCTTTCCAGTATGAGACTTTATATGATTATCAGAGCCTCAGCTGGATACGG AAAATGGAGGCGGCGTACTATGACAACATCATTGAACAGCAGAGGATTGAACCCGAGTTTTTCCGAATGGGTTTCTATGGCAGGAAGTTTCCTTTCTTCCTCAGG AATAAGGAGTTTGTCTGTCGTGGTTATGACTATGAACGGCTCGAGGACTTCCAGCAAAGGATGCTGGGGGAGTTCCCACAAGCAATCGCCATGCAGCATCCCAACCAACCTGACGACACCATCCTGCAGAGCGATGCTCAGT ATCTGCAGATCTATGCGGTGACTCCAGTGTCAGACATCTCTGATGTGCCTCAGCTGGAGCGTGTGCCTGAGAGGATCAAGAGCTTCTACCGCATAAACAATGTCAGCCGTTTCCACTATGACAGGCCTTTCCACAAGGGGCCAAAGGACCGCGAGAATGAGTTCAGG AGTCTGTGGATTGAGAGGACAACCCTGATCCTCTCCCGTCCTCTCCCCGGGATCTCCCGCTGGGCGGAGGTGGAAAGGAGAGAAGTG gtGGAGGTGAGCCCTCTGGAGAATGCCATTTATGTGGTGGAGAATAAGACCCAGGAGCTGCGGACTCTGATCAGCCAGTACCAACACAGGCAGCATCATGGCAACATCAACCCACTCAGCATGTGCCTCAATGGGGTCATAGACGCTGCTGTGAACGGAGGCATTGCCAGATATCAGGAG GCGTTCTTTGATAAGGACTACATCAGCAGTCACCCAGAAGATACAGAGAGGATCACACATCTGAAGGATCTGATGCAGGAGCAG GTGCACATTCTTGGAGTGGGACTGGCTGTTCACGAGAAGCTGGTGCATCCAGAGATGCGCCCCCTGCACAAAAAGCTTGTAGACCAGTTCCACATGATGAGGACAGGTTTACACCAT GGTGTGCAAAGCGTGGATCGGTTCGGCCCTGCAGGCTGCCCAGGGGTCAACTCTCCTAGAGGCATCCTGTCCTCCCACAGCCACATGAGCCCCGAGAGTGTGCGtctcatacacagacacag CCCTCTGAACCTTCAGGGCTCCATCCGTCACTCgtcctcctccctgtcctctcACACATCCAGTGAGGCAGGAAACCTTGTCATAATGACTGACGGCCTGATGGGAGAGCACCCCGAGGAGGCATTACACATGCAG CCgagcccctcctcctccagcctgaGCTCAATCCGCTCCAACTCTTCTCAGATTATTAACTCTGCTCCCTCGAGTGCCAGAG GCTCTCCATCCTTGCCGGATAAGGCCAAACACAACCGGGAAGTAATGATACTGTTGCCATCTCATCGTGAGAGGGCAAACAACTCCATGTACTACAACGTGGCAGAGAATGGACAG aacaACCACATGCAGCGTGCCTTACTTCAGCAAGTTAGCCCCTGTAAGCCGTGTGCTGATCCTCACATAAATCTGCCAGAGAAAG TCTTTCCCAATGCTCCCAGCAGCTGGAGTCTGGATGGAGAGAACAGGGAGCAGGTGTCCTACATGCCAGCTTCTACTGGAGGTGTGATCATGCCCCCTGTCCCACCCAGGTCCTTCCCACCAG GACACTTCCTGATGCACTGTGATGCGTTTCATCACCAGAACAGCGACCCTCCCCCCGCCCTGCCTGTCCGGTCTCTTCGAAAG TCTCCTCTCCACCCGATTCCTGGCTCCCCCACCAGTCCTCAGTCAGCTTTGGGGGGCAGTAACTCCACTCTGTCAGGCAGCGCCAGCAGCGGTGTTTCCTCCCTGAGTGAGAGTAACTACGGAGGTCAGTATCCAGACCCTGGCCCGATCAGGAACGACGCCTTGGAGCCTCTTCCCAGTCACCTGTGGTCCCCTCCTGACGAGTACCTGGCCTCTCCCTACATGCACCTCCACTACGGCGGACCAGAAATCGACTCCGTGGACCCAGTCCGCCCCTTCCATTACCGCAGCCCTGCCTCACACCCGCACACCCACCCGCACCCTCACGCCCACGCCCACCCGGGTATGGACAGCCATTCCCACGGGCCACCGCCTCACCACCACGGTCCCACTCACGGCCCTCACCACATCCCTTACCGCAGGCCTCAGCCTCCAGCCGTGCCGCCCAAACCCTACCTGAGAGAGGGCTGCATCCCCGAGGAGGAGCTGCCGCCTCAGCCCATCCCGCTGCCCCGCAGAATCTTCCACTCCCCTCACGGCCACAGGGAGGACCAGGGGAAACACGCCTGGGAGCAGTGCATCAGCGAGGAGCACGAGGAGACACAGTGA